The sequence ATGGACGATCATGCCGTCTTCTTTGGGCTCAACCTTTGCCCCGATCTTTTCGAGCTCTGCGACCATGGTGGCGATGCGGTCGGTTTCTTTGACGCGAAGTTCTTTGGCGTCCTTGATGACCGTGGTGCCTTCGGCAAAGCACGCCGCCACGCACAGCGCCGGGATCTCGTCGATGAGCCGGGGGATGAGCGCGCCGCCGATGGTCGCGCCC is a genomic window of Chrysiogenia bacterium containing:
- a CDS encoding 3-phosphoshikimate 1-carboxyvinyltransferase (catalyzes the formation of 5-O-(1-carboxyvinyl)-3-phosphoshikimate from phosphoenolpyruvate and 3-phosphoshikimate in tryptophan biosynthesis), giving the protein GATIGGALIPRLIDEIPALCVAACFAEGTTVIKDAKELRVKETDRIATMVAELEKIGAKVEPKEDGMIVHGNPALRVPSCSFESHGDHRVAMSMALTSFRADVEITINDIACVETSFPGFFDLLEAVSG